The Pyricularia oryzae 70-15 chromosome 5, whole genome shotgun sequence genome includes a region encoding these proteins:
- a CDS encoding neutral ceramidase, protein MDLHLEKGAVPPRGRRLRFVLLAAASFFLLSFVAIFALGDFQLAALGFQQADDTPVEEEKVERPLFTAKTRNVPTGDKYLIGVGKADITGPVVEINFAGYADSSQVGTGLRQRIYARSFIVADVANPNDRFVYIVVDTSAGDTAMRYGVLEGLKALGSEYDVYGSSNVALTGTHSHSGPGGWFNYLLPQITSLGFSKESLQAIVDGTVLSIKRAHESLAPGYLDVGTTKIQDGNAQRSLWAYLANPEEERQQYGDETTDKTMTLLRFQRESDLKNIGVLTWYPVHGTAMLQNNTHVSGDNKGVSAVMFEKAMRDQSTAAPGFVAGFSQSNVGDTTPNTLGAWCDDGSGDQCKLEDSTCADGKSQSCRGRGPLFDKLDLGVSSCYEIGRRQYAGARSLYDNFDSTSTPIVGKSVKSFHFFNDMSFFKFTKSDGTEGLACPASLGYSFAAGTTDGPGAFDFTQGDSGEPSANPIWRVVSGLLRTPTKEQAACQQPKPVLLDVGELSVPYAWSPNIVDIQMLRVGQFVIIVSPGEATTMAGRRWRAAVKKAATEQGLTPAEPIVVLGGPANTYAHYITTIEEYGRQRYEGASTLYGPNTLEAYVNLTVSNMGYLAPGSTSQPPPGPPAPDYRKNSLSFITGVVQDAPPLGRSYGQCLTQPSGSFSRGAVVKATFQGANPRNNLRLEGTFVAVEKLASDGSTWTTVRDDSDWSLVYTWRRTNWLLGYSEVDVAWETEADAEAGTYRFRYNGDSKALVGGAIRDFTGTSDSFQIG, encoded by the exons ATGGACTTGCATCTGGAGAAGGGCGCCGTGCCGCCCAGAGGCCGGAGGCTCCGGTTCGTGCTGCTCGCAGCAGCTTCTTTCTTCCTCCTCTCGTTTGTTGCCATTTTTGCGCTGGGCGACTTTCAGTTGGCCGCGCTTGGCTTTCAACAGGCCGATGACACGCCGGTCGAGGAGGAAAAGGTGGAGCGGCCTCTGTTCACGGCCAAGACGCGCAACGTCCCTACCGGCGACAAGTACCTGATTGGTGTTGGCAAGGCTGACATTACGGGTCCCGTTGTGGAGATCAACTTTGCTGGATATGCCGACAGCTCGCAGGTCGGCACGGGGCTGCGGCAACGCATCTACGCCAGGTCCTTTATCGTTGCCGATGTCGCCAACCCCAACGACCGCTTCGTGTACATCGTGGTTGACACGTCTGCAGGTGACACTGCCATGCGATATGGTGTGCTCGAGGGCCTCAAGGCACTGGGCTCAGAGTACGACGTCTACGGCTCTTCCAACGTGGCACTGACTGGCACGCACAGCCACAGTGGACCGGGCGGCTGGTTCAACTACCTTTTGCCCCAGATCACCAGTCTTGGTTTTAGCAAGGAGAGCCTACAGGCTATTGTGGACGGCACGGTGCTTTCGATCAAGAGGGCGCACGAGTCGCTGGCTCCG GGCTACTTGGATGTCgggaccaccaagatccaAGATGGCAACGCACAGCGCAGTCTGTGGGCCTACTTGGCGAATCCCGAGGAAGAGAGGCAACAGTACGGCGACGAGACTACCGACAAGACCATGACTCTGCTTCGGTTCCAGAGGGAGTCGGACCTCAAGAACATTGGCGTCCTCACCTGGTATCCCGTGCACGGCACCGCCATGCTGCAGAACAACACGCACGTGTCGGGCGACAACAAGGGCGTTTCTGCCGTCATGTTCGAGAAGGCCATGCGCGACCAGAGCACAGCGGCTCCGGGCTTCGTCGCCGGCTTCAGCCAGTCCAACGTCGGTGACACCACGCCCAACACGCTGGGGGCGTGGTGCGACGACGGATCGGGTGATCAGTGCAAGTTGGAAGACAGCACGTGCGCCGATGGAAAGTCACAATCCTGCCGTGGTCGTGGCCCCCTTTTTGACAAGCTCGACTTGGGAGTGTCGAGCTGCTACGAGATTGGAAGGCGCCAGTACGCCGGTGCCAGGTCTCTCTAT gaCAACTTTGACTCGACCTCTACCCCTATCGTCGGCAAGAGTGTCAAGTCGTTCCACTTCTTCAACGACATGTCGTTTTTCAAGTTCACCAAGTCGGATGGCACCGAAGGCCTGGCCTGCCCAGCATCTCTCGGCTACTCGTTTGCAGCAGGTACCACAGACGGACCCGGTGCGTTCGATTTCACGCAAGGCGACTCGGGAGAGCCGAGTGCCAACCCTATCTGGCGTGTGGTGTCTGGGCTGCTGAGGACTCCGACCAAGGAGCAGGCAGCCTGCCAACAGCCCAAGCCTGTGCTTCTCGACGTTGGTGAGCTGAGCGTCCCGTACGCGTGGTCTCCCAACATTGTGGATATCCAGATGCTGCGGGTCGGACAGTTCGTGATCATCGTCTCGCCAGGTGAAGCTACAACGATGGCTGGTCGGCGCTGGCGTGCTGCAGTCAAAAAGGCAGCAACGGAGCAGGGATTGACGCCCGCCGAGCCGATTGTGGTGCTGGGCGGCCCCGCCAACACGTATGCACACTACATTACAACCATTGAGGAGTACGGTCGGCAACGATACGAGGGGGCCAGCACTCTGTATGGCCCCAACACCCTCGAGGCCTACGTCAACCTGACGGTCAGCAACATGGGCTACCTGGCTCCTGGCTCGACGAGCCAGCCCCCGCCAGGCCCGCCGGCTCCCGACTACCGCAAGAACTCGCTCAGCTTCATCACCGGTGTCGTCCAGGACGCGCCGCCGCTGGGCAGGTCATATGGACAGTGCCTCACGCAGCCGAGCGGATCGTTCAGCCGGGGCGCCGTGGTCAAGGCCACGTTCCAGGGGGCGAACCCCCGCAACAACCTGCGGCTGGAGGGGACATTCGTGGCGGTTGAGAAGCTGGCGAGCGACGGCAGCACGTGGACGACGGTGCGTGACGACTCGGACTGGTCGCTCGTGTACACGTGGAGGAGGACCAACTGGCTGTTGGGCTACTCGGAGGTGGACGTGGCCTGGGAGACGGAGGCGGACGCGGAGGCGGGTACGTACAGGTTCAGGTACAATGGCGACTCGAAGGCTCTGGTCGGCGGGGCCATTAGGGACTTTACGGGAACGAGCGACAGCTTTCAGATCGGTTGA